The following are encoded together in the Coffea arabica cultivar ET-39 chromosome 1c, Coffea Arabica ET-39 HiFi, whole genome shotgun sequence genome:
- the LOC113688440 gene encoding germin-like protein subfamily 1 member 18: MTMAFRFHIAAAILALVFTSVHASDPSQLQDFCVAVPDANAGVFVNGKICKDPKLVKPEDFFFQGLNKPGSTSNPLGSNVTAVNVNQIPGLNTFGVSLARLDFAPYGLNPPHTHPRAAEILVVLEGTLLVGFVTSNPGMNMKNKLFTKVLNPGDVFVFPEGLIHFQFNQGHSNAVAFAALSSQNPGVITIANAVFGSNPPIYPDVLTKAFQVDKNVIKYLQSQFWWDNHYYP; the protein is encoded by the exons ATGACCATGGCTTTTCGCTTCCATATAGCTGCAGCCATCTTGGCACTTGTTTTTACAAGTGTCCATGCATCTGATCCAAGTCAATTGCAGGACTTTTGTGTGGCCGTTCCTGATGCCAATGCCGGCG TATTCGTGAATGGAAAGATATGCAAAGATCCAAAGCTTGTGAAACCCGAAGATTTCTTCTTTCAAGGGCTTAACAAGCCAGGAAGCACATCAAATCCACTCGGATCGAATGTAACAGCAGTAAATGTCAACCAGATTCCAGGACTCAACACTTTCGGTGTTTCTTTAGCACGCCTCGACTTTGCACCTTACGGTTTGAACCCTCCCCACACTCACCCTCGTGCTGCCGAGATCCTCGTTGTTTTAGAAGGCACTCTTCTTGTTGGCTTCGTTACTTCGAATCCAGGCATGAACATGAAGAACAAGCTCTTCACCAAGGTTTTGAATCCAGGAGATGTGTTTGTGTTCCCTGAAGGCCTCATTCATTTTCAGTTCAACCAGGGACATTCCAATGCTGTTGCTTTTGCTGCTCTAAGCAGCCAGAATCCAGGAGTCATCACCATTGCTAATGCTGTTTTTGGATCAAATCCTCCCATTTATCCTGATGTTCTCACCAAAGCATTCCAAGTTGACAAGAATGTCATCAAATATCTTCAGTCACAATTTTGGTGGGATAACCACTACTACCCATAA
- the LOC113687983 gene encoding germin-like protein subfamily 1 member 14, translating into MAFRFHIAAVILTLVFTIVCASDPSPLQDFCVAVPDANATVFVNGKICKDPKLVKPKDFFFPGLNKPGSTANPLGSNVTQVNVNQIPGLNTLGVSLARLDFAPYGLNPPHTHPRATEVLFVLEGTLLVGFVTSNPGMNMKNKLFTKVLNPGDVFVFPQGLIHFQFNQGKTDAVAFAGFGSQNPGVITIANAVVGSDPPISPDVLTKAFQVGNDAIKKLQSQFWCDNNYNP; encoded by the exons ATGGCTTTTCGCTTCCATATAGCCGCAGTCAtcttgacacttgttttcacaATTGTCTGTGCATCTGATCCGAGTCCATTGCAGGATTTTTGTGTGGCAGTTCCTGATGCCAATGCCACCG TATTTGTCAATGGAAAGATATGCAAGGATCCAAAGCTTGTGAAACCCAAAGATTTCTTCTTTCCTGGGCTTAACAAGCCAGGAAGCACAGCAAATCCACTCGGGTCTAATGTAACACAAGTAAATGTGAACCAAATTCCAGGACTCAACACTTTAGGTGTTTCCTTAGCACGCCTCGATTTTGCGCCTTATGGTTTGAACCCTCCCCACACCCACCCTCGTGCTACCGAGGTCCTCTTTGTTTTGGAGGGCACTCTTCTTGTTGGCTTCGTCACTTCAAATCCGGGCATGAACATGAAGAATAAGCTCTTCACCAAGGTTTTGAATCCAGGAGACGTGTTTGTGTTCCCGCAAGGCCTCATTCATTTCCAATTCAACCAAGGAAAGACCGACGCTGTTGCTTTTGCTGGTTTTGGCAGCCAGAATCCAGGAGTCATCACCATTGCTAATGCTGTAGtcggatcagatcctccaatTTCTCCTGATGTTCTTACCAAAGCATTCCAGGTTGGAAACGACGCCATCAAAAAACTTCAGTCACAATTTTGGTGCGATAACAACTACAACCCATAA
- the LOC113720759 gene encoding germin-like protein subfamily 1 member 14 → MAVRVHIAAAILTLVFAVVHASDPSPLQDFCVAVPDANAGVLANAVFVNGKICKDPKLVKPEDFFFPGLNKPGSTANPLGSNVTAVNVNQIPGLNTLGVSLARLDFAPYGLNPPHTHPRATEILVVLEGTLLVGFVTSNPGMNMKNKLFTKVLNPGDVFVFPEGLIHFQFNQGQTNAVAFAALSSQNPGVITIANAVFGSKPPISRDVLTKAFQVDKNVIKYLQSQFWWDNHYYP, encoded by the exons ATGGCAGTTCGCGTCCATATAGCTGCAGCCATCTTGACACTTGTTTTTGCAGTTGTCCATGCATCTGATCCAAGTCCATTGCAGGATTTCTGTGTTGCAGTTCCTGATGCCAATGCCGGAG TCTTGGCTAATGCAGTATTTGTCAATGGAAAGATATGCAAGGATCCAAAGCTCGTTAAACCCGAAGATTTCTTCTTTCCAGGGCTTAACAAGCCTGGAAGCACAGCAAATCCACTCGGGTCCAATGTAACAGCAGTTAATGTGAACCAGATTCCAGGACTCAACACTTTAGGTGTTTCCTTAGCACGTCTCGACTTTGCACCTTATGGTTTGAACCCTCCCCACACTCACCCTCGTGCTACCGAGATCCTTGTTGTTTTAGAGGGCACTCTTCTTGTTGGCTTCGTTACTTCGAATCCAGGCATGAACATGAAGAATAAGCTCTTCACCAAGGTTTTGAATCCAGGAGATGTGTTTGTGTTCCCTGAAGGCCTCATTCATTTTCAGTTCAACCAAGGACAGACCAATGCTGTTGCTTTTGCTGCTCTAAGCAGCCAGAATCCAGGAGTCATCACCATTGCTAATGCTGTTTTTGGATCAAAGCCTCCCATTTCTCGTGATGTTCTCACTAAAGCATTCCAGGTTGACAAGAATGTCATCAAATATCTTCAGTCACAATTTTGGTGGGATAACCACTACTACCCGTAA
- the LOC113720769 gene encoding germin-like protein subfamily 1 member 14, which produces MAFRLHIAAAILALVFTIVHASDPSPLQDFCVAVPDTNAGVFVNGKICKDPKLVKPEDFFFPGLNKPGSTANPLGSNVTAVNVNQIPGLNTLGVSLARLDFAPYGLNPPHTHPRATEILVVLEGTLLVGFVTSNPGMNMKNKLFTKVLNPGDVFVFPEGLIHFQFNQGQTNAVAFAALSSQNPGVITIANAVFGSNPPISPDVLTKAFQVDKKVIKYLQSQFWWDNHY; this is translated from the exons ATGGCTTTTCGCTTGCACATAGCTGCAGCCATCTTGGCACTTGTTTTTACAATTGTCCATGCATCTGATCCAAGTCCATTGCAGGATTTTTGTGTCGCAGTTCCTGATACCAATGCTGGCG TATTTGTCAATGGAAAGATATGCAAGGATCCAAAGCTTGTGAAACCCGAAGATTTCTTCTTTCCAGGGCTTAACAAGCCTGGAAGCACAGCAAATCCACTCGGGTCCAATGTAACAGCAGTTAATGTGAACCAGATTCCAGGACTCAACACTTTAGGTGTTTCCTTAGCACGCCTCGACTTTGCACCTTATGGTTTGAACCCTCCCCACACTCACCCTCGTGCTACCGAGATCCTTGTTGTTTTAGAGGGAACTCTTCTTGTTGGCTTCGTTACTTCGAATCCAGGCATGAACATGAAGAATAAGCTCTTCACCAAGGTTTTGAATCCAGGAGATGTGTTTGTGTTCCCTGAAGGCCTCATTCATTTTCAGTTCAACCAAGGACAGACCAATGCTGTTGCTTTTGCTGCTCTAAGCAGCCAGAATCCAGGAGTCATCACCATTGCTAATGCTGTTTTTGGATCAAACCCTCCCATTTCTCCTGATGTTCTCACCAAAGCATTCCAGGTTGACAAGAAAGTCATCAAATATCTTCAGTCACAATTTTGGTGGGATAACCACTACTAG